The genomic window TACCGGAGGCCACACGGCGAACCCTCGTTATGAGGACGTCAAGACCGGCAGTACCGGACACGCCGAAGCTATCGAAATCATTTTTGACCCCAGTCGATTAAGCTATCAGGATTTGCTGCTCTTTTTCTTCCGTCTGCATGATCCGACGACACTGAATCGCCAGGGCAACGATCGCGGCACGCAGTATCGGTCCGCCATTTTTTTCCATGACGACGCCCAGCGCCAAACGGCCGAGGCCGTTAAGGCCAAAGTTGATGCCTCTGGCAAGTGGCCCAA from Deltaproteobacteria bacterium includes these protein-coding regions:
- the msrA gene encoding peptide-methionine (S)-S-oxide reductase MsrA; this translates as TGGHTANPRYEDVKTGSTGHAEAIEIIFDPSRLSYQDLLLFFFRLHDPTTLNRQGNDRGTQYRSAIFFHDDAQRQTAEAVKAKVDASGKWPKPVVTEIAKASAFYTAEEYHQKYLVKNPGGYTCHFVRD